The following coding sequences lie in one Kamptonema formosum PCC 6407 genomic window:
- a CDS encoding tetratricopeptide repeat protein, protein MEQINLITLCIVIAAVLGIGLGAMTWAYLGKGSISVLFQEPISSLPQLPATDAGSKAGVYFQQGIDAYKLGNYRQAAEQFNQAIELVSTLAEAYHNRGLAFANLRSDDDAVTNLLKASELYQEQNQGEAIAIIKQNFEALKKRKMEREKR, encoded by the coding sequence ATGGAACAGATCAATTTGATAACGCTCTGTATCGTAATTGCAGCCGTATTGGGGATTGGATTAGGAGCGATGACTTGGGCTTACCTTGGCAAAGGCAGCATTTCTGTACTTTTCCAAGAGCCTATTTCTAGTTTACCTCAACTTCCAGCCACAGATGCCGGAAGCAAAGCTGGTGTTTATTTCCAGCAGGGCATAGATGCTTACAAATTAGGTAATTATCGACAAGCAGCAGAGCAATTTAACCAAGCTATTGAACTTGTTTCTACTTTAGCAGAAGCCTACCACAATCGAGGACTAGCATTTGCAAATTTGCGCTCTGATGATGATGCTGTTACCAATTTACTCAAGGCGAGTGAATTATATCAAGAGCAAAATCAGGGCGAGGCAATTGCTATTATCAAACAAAATTTTGAGGCTTTAAAAAAGCGGAAGATGGAACGAGAAAAGCGGTAA
- a CDS encoding TldD/PmbA family protein has protein sequence MPTSFSDAKNLLSDLMARYSRQVDYLAIRLEEAEGTDILLRGDKIETLSEGISIGGQVRACHKGGWGFASFNQLSGLAARIEEAIAAAQLIGSEETILAPVAPVQDTCILPLTGTDPRHIPLTQKKGLCDRYGEILRSVDPHIATISVRYSDSTQRIIIATSEGTLLEQAWADMEMRFAATARNGETVQTGRETTGSRKAYEDLTTLDDQVRSAAQRAVDSLALPPVTGNTYTVVIDPILSGLFVHEAFGHLSEADMAYENPDILEVMTLGRKFGPDELQIFDGAAPPGHRGSYFYDDEGTPATTTQLIKDGVLVGRLHSRETAGKLGEAVTGNARCLNYHFPPIVRMTNTWIESGKTPVPELFTDIKEGVYARNWLGGMTNGEMFTFSAGEAWMIRNGELAEPVRDVTLSGNVFTTLADIEAIGDDFYWDESGGCGKGGQGGLPVGCGGPSLRICNIVVGGESAEI, from the coding sequence ATGCCTACCTCCTTCTCAGACGCAAAAAACCTGCTCTCAGACTTAATGGCACGCTACTCGCGCCAAGTCGATTACTTAGCAATACGACTAGAAGAAGCCGAAGGAACCGATATCCTACTACGGGGAGACAAAATCGAAACCCTCAGCGAAGGTATTTCCATCGGCGGACAAGTTAGAGCTTGTCACAAAGGTGGCTGGGGCTTTGCCAGCTTCAACCAGCTTTCTGGACTAGCAGCAAGAATCGAAGAAGCGATCGCGGCCGCCCAACTCATCGGTTCTGAAGAAACTATCCTCGCCCCCGTCGCCCCCGTTCAAGACACCTGCATCCTTCCCCTCACAGGCACAGATCCCCGCCACATACCTCTAACTCAGAAAAAAGGCCTATGCGATCGCTACGGTGAAATCCTCCGCAGCGTCGATCCTCACATCGCCACCATCTCCGTCCGTTACAGCGACAGCACCCAACGCATCATCATCGCTACCTCCGAAGGCACCCTCCTCGAACAAGCCTGGGCCGATATGGAAATGCGCTTCGCCGCCACCGCCCGTAACGGCGAAACCGTCCAAACCGGCCGCGAAACCACAGGCTCCCGCAAAGCCTACGAAGACCTTACAACTTTAGACGATCAAGTTCGCAGCGCCGCCCAACGAGCCGTAGACTCCCTAGCCTTACCCCCCGTTACAGGCAACACCTACACCGTCGTCATCGACCCCATCCTCAGCGGATTATTCGTACACGAAGCCTTCGGCCACCTTTCAGAAGCAGACATGGCCTACGAAAATCCCGACATCTTGGAAGTCATGACCCTCGGCCGCAAGTTTGGCCCCGACGAATTACAAATATTCGACGGTGCAGCTCCTCCCGGCCACCGAGGTAGCTACTTTTACGACGACGAAGGCACACCGGCCACCACTACCCAATTAATCAAAGATGGCGTATTAGTCGGCCGCCTCCACTCCCGCGAAACCGCTGGCAAATTAGGCGAAGCCGTCACAGGTAATGCCAGGTGTTTAAATTACCATTTTCCGCCTATAGTCCGCATGACAAATACCTGGATTGAGTCAGGGAAAACACCCGTACCAGAGTTATTTACCGACATTAAAGAAGGAGTTTATGCCCGCAACTGGCTGGGTGGCATGACTAACGGGGAAATGTTCACCTTCAGTGCTGGCGAAGCTTGGATGATTCGCAATGGTGAATTAGCCGAGCCCGTGCGTGACGTTACGCTTTCTGGGAATGTGTTTACAACTTTAGCCGACATTGAAGCGATCGGCGATGACTTTTATTGGGATGAATCCGGCGGTTGTGGCAAAGGTGGACAAGGTGGTTTACCCGTTGGTTGCGGCGGCCCCAGCCTCCGAATTTGTAATATTGTTGTTGGCGGAGAATCTGCGGAAATTTAA
- the patX gene encoding heterocyst-inhibiting protein PatX, protein MRFYTSLLLSSLLLIGTTVRSQSFEPVSSVSSDSKHFQELLTAQADNHTVQANNENNVSPERGSGR, encoded by the coding sequence ATGCGCTTTTACACTTCCCTCCTCCTCTCAAGCCTGTTATTAATTGGTACAACAGTTCGTAGTCAAAGCTTTGAACCCGTTTCATCTGTATCTTCCGACAGTAAGCATTTCCAAGAATTATTAACAGCTCAAGCAGATAATCACACAGTTCAAGCAAATAACGAGAATAATGTCTCGCCTGAGCGAGGTAGCGGGCGATGA
- a CDS encoding methyltransferase domain-containing protein: MTSTLYQQIQQFYDASSGLWEQVWGEHMHHGYYGLEGNLKKERRQAQIDLIEELLIWASVSSAANILDVGCGIGGSSLYLAEKFNAAVTGITLSPVQANRAAERAQVAGLENRTNFQVADALNLPFADNSFDLVWSLESGEHMPNKIRFLQECYRVLKPGGTLMMATWCHRPLTGNLGQLTDKERKQLAEIYRVYALPYVISLPEYEAIAQNLSFTNIRTADWSTAVAPFWDVVIDSTFNPLVIINLLLSGWSTIQGALSLGLMRDGYQQGLIKFGLLAGNK, translated from the coding sequence ATGACTTCGACACTTTACCAGCAAATCCAGCAATTTTACGACGCTTCCAGCGGTCTGTGGGAACAGGTTTGGGGCGAACATATGCACCACGGCTACTATGGGCTTGAGGGTAATCTAAAAAAAGAACGCCGCCAAGCACAGATTGACTTGATTGAAGAACTCCTGATTTGGGCCTCTGTCTCCTCGGCAGCTAATATACTTGATGTTGGCTGTGGTATTGGTGGCAGTTCTCTCTATTTAGCAGAAAAGTTTAATGCTGCTGTTACTGGCATTACTTTAAGCCCTGTACAAGCAAATAGAGCGGCGGAACGAGCTCAAGTAGCAGGCCTAGAAAATCGTACTAATTTTCAGGTGGCAGATGCTTTAAATTTGCCTTTTGCTGACAATTCATTTGACTTAGTGTGGTCGCTAGAAAGTGGCGAACATATGCCCAATAAGATTAGATTTTTGCAAGAATGCTATCGCGTGCTTAAGCCTGGTGGAACTTTGATGATGGCTACTTGGTGTCACCGTCCGCTAACAGGAAATTTAGGACAGCTAACAGATAAGGAAAGAAAACAGTTAGCAGAAATTTACCGAGTGTATGCTTTACCTTACGTAATTTCGCTGCCAGAGTACGAAGCAATTGCCCAGAACTTATCTTTCACAAATATTCGGACAGCAGACTGGTCAACAGCGGTCGCACCTTTTTGGGATGTTGTGATTGATTCAACTTTTAACCCCTTGGTTATTATTAATTTGCTGCTTTCGGGTTGGTCAACTATTCAAGGTGCCCTATCTTTGGGTTTAATGCGCGATGGCTATCAGCAAGGCTTAATTAAATTTGGTTTGCTTGCCGGTAATAAGTAA
- a CDS encoding TrkH family potassium uptake protein gives MTVSRTICLGFLAVITAGAILLAMPFSTSDGTWSDPVTALFTSTSAVCVTGLSVVDVGKYYSFWGQVCLVALVQVGGLGYMTATTFLLLLLGRKFGLKDKVALQQSLDKSGLAGVVQLVKSILATTVLFELTGVFLLLLVFVPKFGFYGGLWSSVFHSINAFNNAGFSLYSDSLMGYVDSPLVNFVITILIIFGGIGYQVIMEMYLWTRDRLSKSHACIIFPLNFKVVTSTTIALLIFGTLAFLLLEFNNPATFGPLNFGQKVMAAWFQSVTPRTAGFNTIDIGKMTQPALFLTVLLMFIGASPGSTGGGIKTTTFRLLFSCTEAVLEGKEEVQCYQRQIPQALILKTVGVVFGSLVVVMTATILIELANPELEFMPALFEAVSAFATVGLSTGITAKLSLLSKLVVIVTMYIGRVGVLLLMGAILGDPKPCNFKFPEENLLVG, from the coding sequence ATGACTGTCTCGCGAACTATTTGCCTTGGCTTTCTCGCTGTCATTACCGCAGGTGCTATCTTGCTGGCGATGCCTTTTTCAACCAGTGACGGGACATGGAGCGATCCTGTAACGGCTTTGTTTACTTCAACCTCTGCTGTATGCGTTACTGGCTTGTCAGTTGTTGATGTGGGAAAATATTATTCTTTTTGGGGGCAAGTTTGTCTAGTTGCCTTGGTACAAGTCGGTGGTTTAGGCTACATGACAGCTACTACTTTCTTGCTGCTATTATTAGGTCGCAAGTTTGGTTTAAAAGACAAAGTTGCCCTGCAACAATCCCTGGATAAATCAGGATTGGCTGGCGTGGTGCAGTTGGTGAAATCAATTCTGGCAACAACGGTTTTATTTGAATTGACAGGAGTCTTTTTGCTACTGTTAGTATTTGTGCCAAAATTTGGGTTTTATGGGGGGTTGTGGTCGTCCGTATTTCACAGCATAAATGCCTTTAATAATGCTGGTTTTAGTCTCTATTCCGATAGTTTGATGGGCTATGTTGACTCGCCTTTGGTCAATTTTGTGATTACTATCTTAATTATCTTCGGTGGGATTGGCTATCAGGTAATTATGGAAATGTACCTGTGGACGCGCGATCGCCTCTCGAAAAGTCATGCTTGTATTATTTTCCCCCTGAATTTCAAGGTGGTTACTAGCACAACTATCGCACTCCTAATTTTTGGAACCTTAGCCTTTTTATTGCTAGAATTTAACAATCCTGCCACTTTCGGCCCTCTCAATTTCGGTCAAAAAGTGATGGCGGCTTGGTTTCAATCTGTCACTCCCCGTACTGCTGGGTTTAATACAATTGATATTGGCAAAATGACTCAGCCTGCCTTATTTCTGACAGTGTTACTCATGTTTATCGGTGCTAGTCCCGGTAGTACGGGTGGTGGGATTAAAACCACAACTTTTAGGCTATTGTTTAGCTGTACTGAAGCTGTTCTCGAAGGTAAAGAAGAAGTACAGTGCTATCAGCGCCAAATCCCTCAAGCATTGATTTTGAAAACTGTTGGTGTAGTGTTCGGCTCGCTGGTAGTGGTGATGACAGCTACAATATTAATTGAGTTAGCCAATCCAGAATTAGAATTTATGCCAGCATTGTTTGAGGCGGTGTCAGCTTTTGCTACTGTTGGTCTATCGACGGGGATTACAGCTAAACTTTCTTTATTGAGCAAACTGGTTGTGATTGTGACGATGTACATTGGTAGGGTCGGCGTGTTACTACTGATGGGAGCAATTTTGGGAGATCCGAAACCCTGTAATTTCAAATTCCCGGAGGAAAATTTATTGGTGGGATAG
- a CDS encoding potassium channel family protein, with product MNLSSLNFFRSLRTDNKQFAVIGLGRFGRAVCETLHGLGYEVLGVDTDEKKVTQILSDQIAAHAVELDSTEPTALKEAGIFEFDTVIVAIGNYLAESITTTLNLKEGGVAHVVAKASSETHLKLLTKVGADHVVFPEREMGCALARILTKPSILERFDLDPDHSIVEMLVPEKFDGKTIADLELRRNYGLNLIAVSYANKFEINPQPTQRLRKGSAMVVIGSNKDINRLPI from the coding sequence GTGAATCTGTCGTCTTTAAACTTTTTCCGCAGTTTGCGGACAGACAATAAGCAATTTGCTGTGATTGGATTAGGCCGTTTTGGTCGCGCTGTTTGTGAGACACTGCACGGCTTAGGCTATGAAGTGCTAGGTGTTGATACAGATGAAAAGAAAGTAACGCAGATTTTGAGCGATCAAATAGCGGCTCATGCTGTGGAATTAGACTCAACTGAGCCTACTGCTCTGAAAGAAGCTGGGATTTTTGAGTTTGATACGGTGATTGTGGCGATTGGGAATTACTTAGCAGAAAGTATTACCACAACTCTGAATCTTAAGGAAGGTGGGGTTGCTCATGTAGTGGCAAAAGCTTCTTCGGAAACTCACTTGAAACTGTTAACGAAAGTGGGGGCAGATCATGTGGTGTTTCCCGAACGAGAAATGGGTTGTGCTTTGGCGCGAATTCTCACGAAACCAAGTATTTTAGAGCGCTTCGATCTCGATCCGGATCATAGTATTGTGGAGATGCTTGTTCCTGAAAAGTTTGATGGCAAAACGATTGCTGATTTGGAACTCCGCCGTAATTATGGTTTGAACCTGATCGCCGTTAGCTATGCGAATAAGTTTGAGATTAATCCCCAGCCAACGCAACGTCTGAGAAAGGGGTCGGCAATGGTGGTGATTGGCTCGAATAAAGATATTAATCGTTTGCCGATTTAG
- a CDS encoding sulfite oxidase-like oxidoreductase, with translation MLGKFFHKPEPEQSDRVPPGQHLTQGFPVLTYGDTPQISTDEWQLKIWGKAKEVTFRWSDLMAMPQSNFTADFHCVTHWSKLDVEWTGVKVTDFMTYVEVDPTAVHIMEHSYGGYTTNIAIADFLREENFFAHTVFGEPLTLDHGGPMRLVVPHLYAWKSAKWINGLEFLDKEELGFWERNGYHHRGEPWAEERYSSV, from the coding sequence ATGCTGGGTAAATTTTTTCATAAACCAGAACCAGAACAAAGCGATCGCGTCCCCCCCGGTCAACACTTAACACAAGGCTTTCCGGTGTTGACCTATGGCGATACTCCCCAGATTAGCACTGACGAATGGCAACTAAAAATCTGGGGAAAGGCAAAAGAAGTGACTTTCAGATGGTCAGACTTAATGGCTATGCCTCAAAGTAATTTTACTGCCGATTTCCACTGCGTCACCCATTGGTCAAAACTAGACGTAGAGTGGACTGGGGTAAAGGTGACAGACTTTATGACCTATGTAGAAGTAGATCCCACAGCCGTCCATATTATGGAGCACAGCTACGGCGGCTACACTACGAATATTGCGATCGCAGACTTCCTGCGAGAGGAGAACTTCTTTGCTCACACGGTATTTGGGGAACCCTTAACCCTCGATCATGGTGGGCCCATGCGGCTGGTAGTACCTCACCTTTACGCCTGGAAAAGCGCTAAATGGATTAACGGCCTGGAGTTTTTGGACAAAGAAGAATTAGGATTCTGGGAGCGTAATGGCTACCATCACCGGGGCGAACCTTGGGCCGAAGAACGCTACAGCAGTGTTTAG